The window AGACATTCCTGTCAGGACTGTTGGAGAAGATTATATCCTCATCGATTTTGCAGGAATCGACCTTGCAACGGCAAAGGATATTGCTGAAAAGCCTGGGAAATTTGAGATCCGCATACAGACTACAGGAAATGAAACCCAGCATGTTCTTTATGGCGATTCCATTGTAAGCGTGGGTATTCCTACTTTCCATGATAACCAGTGGCATACTCCATTTACCCTGAAAGAAGATGGAGCAAGGGCTCTTCAGAAGGTTGCAATCGAGACCGGGGCTACGGATAGTCCGGAGGATCACTACCTGAACATGTATCTGGATGAAGAGAAGATCTATGGGGCTCCCCTCAGTCCCTCTGCAGCATCCAGACTGAAAGGAACTCCAATATATTCATGGGAAGCTTCCACAGGCACCGATGAGGCAGCCAAGGCCGAAGCCTCACTGCTCCAGATCCACCTCAGGGCAGGGGCTCTACCTGTAAATGTGGTGCTTGTAGGTTCAGGGCACGTTGATGCAACCCTTGGAAAACAGTTCAAAACCGAAGCAGTCATAGCAGGGTTGATCTCCCTTGTAGCAGTTGCTGGAGTTGTTTTCCTTAGGTACAGGAGACCAAAAATCCTGGTGCCAATGGTCGGAACTTCCGTAAGTGAGGTCATAATGATCCTTGGAGTTGCAGCAGTCATCGGCTGGCAGCTTGACCTTGCAGCAATTGCAGGTATAATTGCCGCAATTGGAACAGGTATTGACCACCTTGTAATTATCACAGACGAGGTGCTTTACGAAGGCAAACTTCCGCCAACAAGGGTTTTTGTTTCCAGGATCGGAAAAGCTTTTGCAATCATTTTTGGGGCAGCCGCTACAACGATTATTGCCATGTCTCCTCTGGTAGTCATGGGCTTTGGGTCCCTGAAAGGATTTGCTATCACCACTATTATTGGTGTTTTCATTGGTGTGGTTGTTGCAAGACCTGTTTACGGTGTGGTAATTAAGGAATTGCTTGAGGCAGAAAACGGTACCTCAGAAGGTGAAGGCCGGGCTAATTGAGTGTTTGGGAAATATAAAAATCCCTGGACAACTGAGTATTCAAAAACTGAATAACAAGGTGGAATTAATGCAGGATCTCTGGACTCTAAAATACAGGGCAGATACCCTTGAAGGACTGCTCGGAAATGAACATGCTGTAAGAACGCTTTCCGAACTGGTACAGTTCGGGACCCTACCCCACCTTATTTTTTACGGCCCTGAAAACTCAGGGAAGACAACAACTTCTCTTGCCCTTGCCAGACGACTATATGGGGACACCTGGAAAAACAATTTTGTATATTTCAATGCCTCGGACTTTTTTGATCAGGGAAAACGTTATCTTGTCCGAGACAAACGTTTTGTCCGTTTTATTGGTACCGATGATCCGAAAAAAATCTATAAAAGCGTAATAGATCTTTTTAAGGAAATCATTAACGAATATGCCGGCATGGCGTCTATTGATGCTGATTACAAAATTATCTATATCGATAATGCAGAATCCCTGAGATCAGATGCACAGCATGCTCTCAGGCGGATAATGGAAAAGTACAGTGCAACCTGCAGGTTTATTCTTTCCACTACAAGACCTTCGAAACTCATTTCTCCTCTCCGTTCAAGGGGGCTTCAGGTCTTTTTTACCTATGTTCCGGATTTTCTTCTGAAAACCCATCTTGAGAAAATCTCCTTTGTTGAAAAGCTGAAACTTTCCGATGGCGCACTTGACGCAATCCTTTATCTAGCTAAAGGGAATGTTGCAAGAGCTGTCCAGACTCTCCAGCTTGCTGCCCTGAGGGCAGAAGGTGCTGAAATTACAGAAGAAATCGTGTATGAAGCTACCATGAAAGGCAGGGACGAAAATGTAGATGAATTGCTTGATGCGGCTCTTGCCGGGGATTTCCCCAGAGGGCGCCAGCTTATAGATGAAATGATTATTGAAAAGGGGCTTTCCGGGACTGATATCCTTGAAGGGCTTTCCGAAGCTCTTATAGACTCAGGAGAAACAGATTCTGATGTTGCTCGCCTTATTGTTAAAATCTCAGAAACCGATGCCAGGCTTACAGACGCTGCCAGTGAGAGGATCCAGCTCGAAAAATTAATCTCTACATTTTCCTGATTTATTTTGGAAATCAAACAATTTTTTATCTCTTCTGTTATTGAATTTCTTTTAAGTATCTACAAGGTCCTTTTATTAATTTCCCTCTTTTATCTCGGTTTCTGTCTATTATATATAAATATTTCTACCGATGGTTTTGCCTAAATAACAAAATATATATACTCTATTCCTTTAACTACAATTAGATTAGCAAATTATATATACAATTAGATTTTATTCTTTATTGTAAGTGGACCAGAAGTTCATGCTTCTCAGGAATTGAGGGGCTCAAGTATACTTTCTAAACGAGGTACGGACCTGATATTTCAGGATACATCCTTAGTGGTGCGCCCGTACTCTCTATGGAGGGTTCAGAGCCTATATTCCCTTGAGCAGAAGCCGGATTCGGGTCTTCTAAAAAATTCACAAAAATCCCTCCATTACTCCCTGAATAATTCTCTTCTTTCAGGGAGATCATTCGGAGATCATACTCATGTGGCAGAATTGAACTACAGTTGCATTTTTAAAAACGAAATATTCTGCCTGTAAAAAAAGTATTATCTGCCTGATTTCACTTTCAGGCAGACTTATGATTTAATATTTTTTGCAGTTTCGTTCAGGATTTTCAGTTTCAGTACTTATAGTGCTTTACCGAGTGATACAAAATCACAACAAAGAAAGCAATTATTACCAGCAAGAAACTGAAGAAGCCAACCGGGTCCCAGACAAAGCCTATCCCTGCCCCGCCTTCTCCCCAGGAAACAAGTACCGCTCCCTGGAGCACCGTGGGGATAACCACGCAGGCGAAGGCCAGGACAAAGATAAATACGATGTCAAAAACCTCTGCAACTAAGCTTTTTTCTGCCATTTATTCTGCCTCCTCAATCGTAATACCTGAACTCGAACATGTGTTTTTTTATCGAGTTGCGTACACTCAGACAGCCGATTGTCTCTATTACAACCAGCAGGCCTACGAAGATCACGTAGAGGTAGAAAAAGTTTCCAGCAATCTCCCAGGTTTCGGAAAGAATCTTGTAAAGGACAAATCCTTCCACGCTTACCAGCAGGGTAAGCATGCCGAGGACAAGGAAGGTGTCCCCGTTCAGTTTGCTGTGGTACTTTTTTTCAAGAACAGGGTCATTCGTCTCCAACACCCATCACCTCCTTTCCTATACTTGCATTTTCCGAACCTCTTGGTGCGGGCCAGCCCATTTCAGTCCAGTTGTTTTCTATATTTGAATTCTTGTGTCTGTGGCTGAAATAGAAGTACGCAATACCGTAGAACACAAAGGCGAAGATCAGGTTATACTTGTAGCCCCAGAACAGCGTTGAAAATATCGTAATCGCGATTGCAATTGCAAAGTAGGCGATATACGGCTGAAGAGGGCCCACAAAGGGACGCACTTTGCTTGTTGTTTCCGGGAAGAGGTTCCTGAAGCGGATCAGGGAGAAGGGGATCAGGACATAACAGAGTAGTCCCGAGATAATGGAGAAGGTAATGACCTGGTCCAGGAATCCGCTAAAGGCAAATCCGATTGCAACAGGTACGGTGAAGATCACAGCCCTGTAAGGGGTATTGTACCTGGGGTGCACTGCCGAGAACCAGGACGATACATAGTTGTCTCTGGAAAGTGCAAACCAGGAGCGTGACGAGTCACAAACGCAGCCATTAGCACTTGCAACACAGGTCAGGAATGTCCCCAGTCCCAGGAGGGCGATGAAGATAAACATACCACTGTTCTGGGCTGCTTCAAAGAGCGGGTACACAGAAACACCAAGCATGTCCGCAGGGATCAGCACTGCACAGAGGTAGAGGGTCATTGCTGCTCCTATGAGTAGGGTGATCATTCCGGCCTGTTGTCCCAGAGGCACTGCCCTTGCAGGGTGCTTGCACTCTTCGGCACACATTGCTGCTCCTTCTATTCCCAGGTAGAACCACGGCCCGAATTGCAGAGCTGCAAAGAGGCCTATCATGCCGTTTGGCAAAGCCCCCTGGAAAAGGTATTCGGGGTGGATGTCTACTGCTCCAAAAGCGGTTGCAAAGAAGAAGATCACTATTGCAATGAAAGCGATCATTGTCAGGACGAAGTTAAGGGTTAGAGCCGCAACGACGCCCCGGTAATTGATGAAGGTCAAAAGTGCAATAACAAGCAGTGTTACAGGGAAAACCTGCAATTCCGGGAAGATGCTCTGTGCGATGAATGCAACGACAATGGCGTCTGCCGCCTCAAGGGCGATATATTCCATGTACACCGCAAGACCTACACTGGCAGCTGCCCCGGGTCCTATAAATAGCCTCGCCCAGTCGTAAGGGCCTCCTGCAAGTTTGGTTGATGACCCGAGTTCACTGGCGCAGAGGGCAATCATGACATACATGGTTCCTGCAACCAGCATGGCAAGCAGGGACCCCAGAACTCCTCCTTTTGCAACGGTGAAGTTCCAGCCCATGTATTCCCCGACCAGCACGATCCCGACTCCGAGGGCCCATACATGGAAAGGCCGCAAAGTCTTGACTAAGCTGCCGGATTCATGGTTTTCAGACATGTTGTCTCAGCCCCTTCTTTTCGAAATCTTGCTGGCGTCCAGCAAAACCCAGGCCATCAGCCCAAAAGCCAGAAGATATATTAGTCCGTTTATAACAGTCCAGATATCCATTTTTATATCCCCTTCTTTTAGATATCAAATTTTTGTATACGGTCGCCTATGCGTGAAAAATTTTCTACATAATTCGGAACGTACATATATATTTATTTCGCCTGAAGTTTTTCAAAAAAAATTAGCCAGCGAGAACCCGCTGGCTTGTCGTTCATTCAGTCTAATTTCAGGCCTTACTTTCGGCTTAGAATACAAGTCCGAGGTCTTCGAGCTGCTTTCTTGCAGAGTTGTATACCTGAACGTATTCGTCTGTTGGAGTGATGGTCTTTATGTCGTAGCATTCCTGGAAGGTCTTTCCTGCCGGAGCGCTTGCGTAGTTCTTCTCGTAGAGGGGCACGAGCTTGCTGAGGATCTTGTTGACCTCGGAAATTTCCATTCCTGCGGTTGCCCTTGCAACTTCTCCCATCATTCTGGCTTCCATACCTGTGGTCTTGTCGGTTACTACACCTTTTGCAGCTGCAACACCAGAGAGAATTTCTCTGCCTGATGCGGTGTCAGTAATGGACTGAGCAGAGGCTTCAAGGAGGCACATCTCGGTACATGGTCCTGCACATGGGTAATACTGATTGCCTGAGAGCATATTTGTGAACTCGGAAATGGTTGCACATGCCCAGCCTGCAATTGTAAGGGTTTCCCTTGTGTTGGTGGAACCCCAGCGGATGTGGACAGGGCCGTCAAGGTGCCAGCTTGCATTGCTCATGACAAAGGCATTGATGTGGGTCGCAACGTCGACGATTGTGGTTTCTTCAATCCCGCCTGCATATCCTCCGAAGATCGGCATCTGCTCATCCATTATGATGTTGCTGTTTGCATTGTAGTGGGCAATTACAGAGATTGCATCGAGGTCGATCTTGAGTTCGTTGAGCTGTGAGACTTCGTGGCTGTCGGTGCTCTGCATCCCGCCTACGCAGTCAGCAGCTATGTTTCCCTGAGCGGACAGGGAAGTCTCTGGGCCCTATATGCCCATTCCCGGGCGGCCTGCCATTGCGCATGCCTGTTTGATGAGCCTGGTTTCGGTCTTTGCTGCCAGGACTTCATAGGGGCTTTTTGGTATTGGGGGTTTTCCGCGTACAGAGGTCATGACACCGTCTACGATGGTGTCGACTTCCCTTTCCAGAGCGTAGCTCATGTGGACCGGCATGAAGACTTCTTCGGAGATCGGGGACCCTGTAGGACCACCCTGGATGATTGGCTTCTTCTTGTCGCCTACTTCTCTCTTGGAGACGTGGACTGCATCCCTGCCGGTTCCGAGAGTGAATTCCTTCTGGACGTTGTTGATTGCATCCCAAATTTCATCTTCAGTGTACTTTACGATCCTATGGGTGTCGGTACAGTAGATACCACACTCAAGGAGCATGTCAAATCCTGCCTTGAAGAGGTTTCCCATCATGTCTTTGTCTGTCGGGACAAACTCACCTTTGAAGTCAAGCCCGTACTTCTGCTTGAGCTCCATTGCCTTCATGGGGATCTTCATAAGGTCCCAGTCGTCCTGGGTGCACTTTTCTCCTACTTTTGCTCTGTTGTAAAATTCGTAGCAATCAAATGATTTTGTGAATGTCATATTCTTCGGCCTCCTCAGGATTATTTCATAACTTCAAGGGCTACCTTTGCAGCTTCTGCAGCATTTTCTGCAGTTGCGTCTGCTCCGATTTCCTCGATCCACTTCTTGGATACGGGGGCTCCTCCGAACATGCACTTTACGCTGTCCTTGAGGTTTTCCTCCCTGAGCATGTCCATAAGGTCTTTCTGGCCGAGCATGGAGGTCGTCATAAGGGCTGAGCCTACGAGGAGGACTTTTTGCCCTTTGTGCTTAGTAGCTTCTTCAACAACGGTTTCATTAAGAACATCGGTTCCGAGGTCAAGGATCTTAAATCCGTTTGCTCCGATCATGGTGGTGACAAGGCGGTGTCCGATATCGTGGATGTCTCCTTCTGCAACAAAGGTGATGGCAAGTCCTGTTTCTTCTCCTTCTACTTTGGTCTTTTCAAGTTCAGGAGTAAGGATTTCCATTGCAGTACTCATTGCTTTTGCAGACATCATGATCTGGGGAAGGTAAATCTCGGCAGCTTCAAACTTGTCACCGATAATCTTCATCCCGAGGGAAAGACCCTTTGTGATAATGTCAATGGGTGCAATTCCTGCAGCCATGGCTTCCTGGGTCAACTGTGCAATGCCTGCGACGTTCTGGTTCACGATCGCGTCGCGTAACTTATCAAAAATCTCCTGGTTTGCCATTTTTGTTTAAACCTCCATTTTAGTCGAAACTGGTTGTTCTGCGCAGTATCGTTGGGCAATACAATGCGTATGGAGTTTCAATAGACAACGAATCTTGCAAAGGTTTATCGCTCAATTATGCCCAAGCTCCGCTAGATGTAAAAAGCATTTACATGGGGTTCTCATTTATGGCGCAAATCCCTTTTGCCTGATTTCAGTCATTAGGCATGAGGGAATGCCTTCGCAGGATCTCTAATTGTCTATAATCGAAAATTATTCACGAAAAAATAAGGCAGGATGCTTTTGACTTTAGTCATGAGAGGAATGCCGTCAATTTTCTGGCATTCCTTTCATGTTTGGATTTCTCCACTCTGCTTTGGAAACGAATTTCCTCCGCAGGTAACGTACTTTCGTATCTCCTCTCGCCAATGTTGGATATGCTTGTTATGTGTAACACACCGCCCCTACCTCTCAGGACTTTTAATGCTACACGATAGAGCTACAAACTGAGGAAGCATTCGCAGGTATCATGACATTTCCAACGTAGTCAATTAAGACTAAGGCTGGTCAACCGGGGCACTATTACATGCCTGCCACTTTATTGGCGGGTAGTTGACTACCATTTGCCATTGCTTACCCGAAAAAAATTCGGATTTCTTTGTGAATAATTTCTTTTCTCCTGATATTGTATTATATTTGTATATGCCCTGAATTATTATAGCCTAACCGGGGAGGCTTTTTCGATAAAGATAGGTACTGACTCGCCATCTATGCACTTGAAAAGCAAATGAGTTTTGACAGGCTTAACGGATAATGCTCAAGCCATGAGAATTTTTTATCAGATTAAATTTTGACTCAGTTCCAAAATCTAGTGATAAAAGTAAGTGTAACAACCTCTGGAACAGAGGGTAGAGCCTGCGGAGTTATTCTCAAAAGAGAGAGCCATGAAGCAGGATGCCCGTCATTTCAATGATGGGTAGTTCACTAGATTATGGGGAATTGTGTCGAAATTTCAATCAATTAATGCCAACGTTGTTCCTGCAACCAGCGTGGCAAGCAGAGAACCCAGAATTCCTCCTTTTGCGACAGTAAAGTTCCAGCCCATGTACTCTCCGACCAGCACGATCGCCTGAATTTTTCCAAAAAAAAATTAGCCAGCAGGTACCCGCTGGCTTGCCGTTCATTCAGTACAATTTCAGGCCTGACTTTCTGCTTAGAATACAAGTCCGAGGTCTTCGAGCTTCTTTCTTGCTCCGTCATAGACCTGCATGTATTCGTCAGTTGGGGTTACTGTCTTTACGTTGTAGCATTCCTGGAATGTTTTTCCAGCGGGTGCGCTTGCGTAGTTCTTCTCGTAAAGGGGTACAAGCTTGCTGATGATCTTGTTAACCTCGGAGATTTCCATTCCTGCGGTTGCCCTTGCTACTTCTCCCATCATCCTTGCTTCCATACCTGTGGTCTTGTCTGTTACGACACCTTTTGCGGCTGCGACACCTGAGAGGATTTCGCGGCCTGATGCGGTGTCATTCATAGACTGAGCAGAGGCTTCGAGGAGGCACATTTCGGTACATGGTCCTGCGCAGGGGTAGTACTGGTTCCCTGAGATGATGTCTGTGAACTCGGAGATGGTTGCGCATGCCCAACCTGCGATTGTAAGGGTTTCCCTCGTGTTGGTGGATCCCCAGCGGATGTGGACAGGGCCGTCAAGGTGCCAGCTTGCGCTGCTCATGACGATGGCGTTGAGGTGAGTTGCAATGTCCACGATGGTGGTCTCTTCGATGCCGCCTGCGTATCCTCCGAAAATGGGCATCTGTTCATCCATGATGATGTTGCTGTTTCCTTTGTAGTGGGCAATTACAGCGATTGCATCGAGGTCGATCTTCAGCTCGTTGAGCTGGGATACTTCGTGGCTATCGGTGCTTTGCATCCCGCCTACGCAGTCAGCAGCTATGTTTCCCTGAGCGGACAGGGAAGTCTCTGGGCCCTATATGCCCATTCCCGGGCGGCCTGCCATTGCGCATGCCTGTTTGATGAGCCTGGTTTCCGTCTTTGCTGCCAGGACTTCATAGGGGCTTTTTGGTATTGGGGGTTTTCCGCGTACAGAGGTCATGACACCGTCTACGATGGTGTCGACTTCCCTTTCCAGAGCGTAGCTCATGTGAACGGGCATGAAGACTTCTTCGGAGATCGGGGACCCTGTAGGACCACCCTGGACGATAGGCTTCTTCTTGTCGCCGATTTCTCTCTTGGAGACACGGACCGCATCTCTGCCGGTACCGAGGGTGAATTCCTTCTGGACGTTGTTGATTGCGTCCCAGATTTCATCTTCGGTGTACTTTACAATCCTGTGGGTGTCGGTACAGTAGATACCGCACTCAAGGAGCATCTCGAATCCTGCCTTGAAGAGTTTTCCCATCATTTCCTTGTCTGTTGGGACAAACTCTCCCTTGAAGTCAAGCCCGTACTTCTGCTTGAGCTCCATTGTCTTCATGGGGATCGTCATAAGGTCCCAGTCGTCCTGGGTGCATTTTTCCCCTACTTTTGCCCTGTCGTAAAACTCATAGCAATCAAATGATTTTCGGAATGTCATCTTTTTCGGCCTCCTCAGGATTATTTCATTACATTAAGTGCAACTTTTGCAGCTTCGGCAGCGTTTTCTGCGGTTGCATCCGCTCCGATCTCATCGATCCATTTCATGGATACGGGGGCTCCTCCGAACATGCACTTTACGCTGTCTCTGAGGTTTTCCTCCCTGAGCATGTCCATAAGGTCTTTCTGGCCGAGCATGGAGGTCGTCATAAGGGCTGAGCCTACGAGGAGGACTTTTTGCCCTTTGTGTTTTGCAGCCTCTTCTATAACTTTGTCATTAAGAACATCTACTCCGAGGTCAAGGATCTCAAATCCGTTTGCTCCGAGCATTGTTGTTACAAGGCGGTGTCCTATGTCATGAATATCTCCTTCTGCAACAAAGGTGATGGCAAGTCCTGTTTCTTCTCCTTCTACTTTGGTCTTTGCAAGTTCAGGAGTAAGGACTTCCATTGCATTGTTCATTGCTTTTGCAGACATCATTATCTGGGGCAAGAAAACCTCGGCGGCTTCGAACTTGTCCCCGATAATCTTCATTCCAACGGAAAGGCCCTGCGTAATAATTTCAATAGCTGGAATTCCTGCGTCCAGGGCTTCCCTGGCTAACTGTGCAGTGCCTGCGACGTTCTGGTTAACGATCGCATCACGCAACTTGTCAAAAATCTCTTGGTTCGCCATTTTTGTTAAACCTCCACTGAGCTTGCTGTTCTATGCGGTATCGTTGGGGGTACAATGTTGACAATAATAGACAACAGACCTTCGTAAAGGTTTAAGCTTGAATCCAAACTCCGCTAGCCAAAATAAGCGTATGCATGGGGTTCTCACTATATCGCAAGTCCCTACTGCCTTTTATTTAGCCATTCGGCGTGAGGGATGCCTTTGCGGTATTTTCTTAATTGCCTATTACTGGAATTATCCACTTACATTTGCCATTTTGCCCAAATGGAGTTTGGGACTCTTTGTGAATAATTTCGTTTCTCCTTACATTGTAGCCAGGGAATTTTGCTGGAGACTGCAAATTTGTTATTTTCTCAGTCAAAGTAGCAATTTATATCCCAAATTTCCCAACAGTATACCTGCTGGAACTGCTGGAATTGTCCTGAATATCAGATCCGAATTCCTCAAATTAAAGATGGAAATTATCCTATATAAATAAACACTATATTTCTGTATTATATATTTTTAAAGAATATATTATGTGCGACTTTTTTTTAGGCTCTACCTCCTGAATTTCAGATTATTTCTCACTTTTGTTATACTGATCGTCCCCGTTTAGGGCAATTAATCAAAAACTATAAATATGAGTTATTGAAATTTTTCTAACTCAAACTTAATATCTGGTATCTTAGGCTTCAAAATCTATTTATTATATTTTCTCTTATAATAGAAAAATTTAAATATTAGGTATGCTTCTCGCAAAATATACCTGTTGTTTTGAATGATCAGGGCTCAGCAGAATCGACATAATTAAAAAAGCCGTTTTTAAGGCTGGACTTTAAGTGAGATTCTAAAAAAGAGAAACCGGTTTGAATGCCGGCACATTAGTTTTCTATTGTTATTTTGTTGTTTTTCAGTCTGGTAATTTTGTCTGCACTCTGTTTAATACTTGTGGTTTTTAGCACACTCAACCATTTTCTGGAGGCAGGCAGTAGGGGTCATGCTTACAATCCCGCATCCCGGTGCGAGTAATCCGACTCCTGCATCGAGTACCTTCTTTGATGCTGCTGCGACGTCCTCGGGGGTTCCGTTCCAGAGTACGGCTACCGGGTCGAGGTTTCCGATGATGAGTGCGTTTTCCACATTACCTTTTGCGGTTGCGATGTCAACCTTCTGGTCAACACTGATCCCTTCCACACCGGTCTTTTCCATGATCGAAAGACCTTTGGTGGTGTTTCCGCAGATGTGGAGGACTGTAGCTATGTCGAGTTCCTTCATTGCATCAACGATCTTCTTCTGGTAGGGGAGGGCATACTTTTCGTAGAATTCCCCGCCGATGAGTTCATAGCTTGCTGTGGGATCGATGATTGCCAGGGTGTCCATTCCGTTTTCAGCCATAGCTTTTGCGTATGCTATATTGAAGTCCGAACAGAAATCAAGGAGTGCGGGAACAACTTCTTCGCCGGTGAAAAGGTTTCCGAACCAGGCGTCTCCATTGAGGTGCTGGGCAAGGGAGAAGGGGCCAATCATGGAGCCTATAACTGGGAGTTCTTTTCCGTATTTTTCGGAAAGGATCTTCACGGCTTCGAGGACCTGACTAATTCTGCCTTCATTCAGTTTGTAGTCCCTGAGCTTTTCCAGGTCTTCCAGGTTCTTGACAACGGGTTTGATCACAGATGGCTGCTGCTTCAGGTCGCCAGCCTTTATTCCGCAGCCAAAAAGTTCTGCTTCGGCTGTGATGTCGAAGGGGACTCTCACGGCTTCAAAACCAATTACTGTGTGTCCTGCTTCTGCAAGGGTTGCCATT is drawn from Methanosarcina lacustris Z-7289 and contains these coding sequences:
- the mtbA gene encoding methylcobamide:CoM methyltransferase MtbA, with amino-acid sequence MTKYTPKERLYRALRKQPVDRMPAVCFTQTATIEQMEACGAFWPEAHADATKMATLAEAGHTVIGFEAVRVPFDITAEAELFGCGIKAGDLKQQPSVIKPVVKNLEDLEKLRDYKLNEGRISQVLEAVKILSEKYGKELPVIGSMIGPFSLAQHLNGDAWFGNLFTGEEVVPALLDFCSDFNIAYAKAMAENGMDTLAIIDPTASYELIGGEFYEKYALPYQKKIVDAMKELDIATVLHICGNTTKGLSIMEKTGVEGISVDQKVDIATAKGNVENALIIGNLDPVAVLWNGTPEDVAAASKKVLDAGVGLLAPGCGIVSMTPTACLQKMVECAKNHKY
- a CDS encoding methyltransferase cognate corrinoid protein encodes the protein MANQEIFDKLRDAIVNQNVAGTAQLAREALDAGIPAIEIITQGLSVGMKIIGDKFEAAEVFLPQIMMSAKAMNNAMEVLTPELAKTKVEGEETGLAITFVAEGDIHDIGHRLVTTMLGANGFEILDLGVDVLNDKVIEEAAKHKGQKVLLVGSALMTTSMLGQKDLMDMLREENLRDSVKCMFGGAPVSMKWIDEIGADATAENAAEAAKVALNVMK
- a CDS encoding APC family permease — its product is MSENHESGSLVKTLRPFHVWALGVGIVLVGEYMGWNFTVAKGGVLGSLLAMLVAGTMYVMIALCASELGSSTKLAGGPYDWARLFIGPGAAASVGLAVYMEYIALEAADAIVVAFIAQSIFPELQVFPVTLLVIALLTFINYRGVVAALTLNFVLTMIAFIAIVIFFFATAFGAVDIHPEYLFQGALPNGMIGLFAALQFGPWFYLGIEGAAMCAEECKHPARAVPLGQQAGMITLLIGAAMTLYLCAVLIPADMLGVSVYPLFEAAQNSGMFIFIALLGLGTFLTCVASANGCVCDSSRSWFALSRDNYVSSWFSAVHPRYNTPYRAVIFTVPVAIGFAFSGFLDQVITFSIISGLLCYVLIPFSLIRFRNLFPETTSKVRPFVGPLQPYIAYFAIAIAITIFSTLFWGYKYNLIFAFVFYGIAYFYFSHRHKNSNIENNWTEMGWPAPRGSENASIGKEVMGVGDE
- a CDS encoding preprotein translocase subunit SecD, with protein sequence MSEKKSIFKNVRVIIFILAILASIVAIHPGYSSTEGVTTNLNYGLDLEGGSWLQIKLQGALAQLDADPGMIVSQMVEPVIGAPIKITDNNLEVGGSSSNRSLIFTTSVPVSSSQLELLGLGTVSVDKLNQATTQVTISTSKEALIQAYLSKAFDAEVLPISTDGSIVYEIRTEASEEKLSALMNKVGGSILKNKDGTSTYKEGVSASTRDLTRDILNDKLNSLGLKDIPVRTVGEDYILIDFAGIDLATAKDIAEKPGKFEIRIQTTGNETQHVLYGDSIVSVGIPTFHDNQWHTPFTLKEDGARALQKVAIETGATDSPEDHYLNMYLDEEKIYGAPLSPSAASRLKGTPIYSWEASTGTDEAAKAEASLLQIHLRAGALPVNVVLVGSGHVDATLGKQFKTEAVIAGLISLVAVAGVVFLRYRRPKILVPMVGTSVSEVIMILGVAAVIGWQLDLAAIAGIIAAIGTGIDHLVIITDEVLYEGKLPPTRVFVSRIGKAFAIIFGAAATTIIAMSPLVVMGFGSLKGFAITTIIGVFIGVVVARPVYGVVIKELLEAENGTSEGEGRAN
- a CDS encoding methyltransferase cognate corrinoid protein, whose amino-acid sequence is MANQEIFDKLRDAIVNQNVAGIAQLTQEAMAAGIAPIDIITKGLSLGMKIIGDKFEAAEIYLPQIMMSAKAMSTAMEILTPELEKTKVEGEETGLAITFVAEGDIHDIGHRLVTTMIGANGFKILDLGTDVLNETVVEEATKHKGQKVLLVGSALMTTSMLGQKDLMDMLREENLKDSVKCMFGGAPVSKKWIEEIGADATAENAAEAAKVALEVMK
- a CDS encoding monomethylamine permease; this translates as MLETNDPVLEKKYHSKLNGDTFLVLGMLTLLVSVEGFVLYKILSETWEIAGNFFYLYVIFVGLLVVIETIGCLSVRNSIKKHMFEFRYYD
- a CDS encoding efflux RND transporter permease subunit encodes the protein MAEKSLVAEVFDIVFIFVLAFACVVIPTVLQGAVLVSWGEGGAGIGFVWDPVGFFSFLLVIIAFFVVILYHSVKHYKY
- a CDS encoding AAA family ATPase, with product MQDLWTLKYRADTLEGLLGNEHAVRTLSELVQFGTLPHLIFYGPENSGKTTTSLALARRLYGDTWKNNFVYFNASDFFDQGKRYLVRDKRFVRFIGTDDPKKIYKSVIDLFKEIINEYAGMASIDADYKIIYIDNAESLRSDAQHALRRIMEKYSATCRFILSTTRPSKLISPLRSRGLQVFFTYVPDFLLKTHLEKISFVEKLKLSDGALDAILYLAKGNVARAVQTLQLAALRAEGAEITEEIVYEATMKGRDENVDELLDAALAGDFPRGRQLIDEMIIEKGLSGTDILEGLSEALIDSGETDSDVARLIVKISETDARLTDAASERIQLEKLISTFS